The genomic segment CAGGAGGGAAAGGGAAGCAGCATCACGGCAACGATATGGTGCCCGGCAACCAAGGAGTCGTCATGGTTCAAGACGACAAGCAGGGAGGCATGAGGGAGTTCCCACTTTAGAAGGGTAAGAAATACACTCAGTGACATGTTCTTGATTTATGTTGTCTCCAGTCACTCTTTCTCTGATCTTTATTTGCCAACTAATTAATAGctaaatgtcttaaaatgtaGAAACATGCTTGATTTCTTCTTCACAATATCAGTATTATTCTTATATGTTCTGTTTTGTAGAATCATTCAGCAGCTAGTGAATGGAATAATTGCACCTACTGCAATGCCAAATATTGGTGTCGGACCCTGGTGAGTCTCTGGAACAGAGCTGTAATAAATCAGAGAGGAGTCACCAATGTACACTTGGTTTCCTCGAATTGGTTTGATGTTTCAattcgtgtttttttttttttttttaaaggggtGTTCTTCATTCAAATCCCATGGATTATGCCTGGGGTGCTAATGGACTAGATGCAATTATAACACAGGTACTTTTAAGACCTTCAGCTGGTTTCaaacttatttttaaaacattttaaaaaattttaaattgatttatatttattacTTTGAATTACatatgtttgattttgtgtACATGTGGTACATTGAGTGTGAAATTTATATCACAGTTTCTTCTATTTTTGTCTTCCTTCCTTGTCTTTAGTTATTAAACCAGTTTGAGAACACGGGGCCTCCGCCTGCTGatagagataaaataaaaagtcttcCTACGGTACAAGTTACAGATGAGCATGTTGGTAAGTtggaataaataataatcacaactgctgtaatgattttttaatgcagttttggAAAGCAGTATAAATTTCTTCAAAAAGGATCATTGTAAAGCAGCATTTGCCCAACAAGTTGGTCCTGTAACTGCCCACTAAAGGCAAGTCAGACAAGTAGTACAACATCCAAGCAgctttgtgaaaatgaaatttcaaaAGTGTTTGCTCTGGTAAAAAGTTCAAACCTTAATGTATAAATCAGCCTAACTATTGAAGAGTAAACAAGCCAGTAGTACACTACACagccaaaatgcagaaattaaatatttagcCAAAATTTGGTTTTGACCAGAATCTGACTGGttgatatttattttaccaTATACATGTTTTTGTAGCCATAAATAGGTATTGCAAGTATGCAGgtacaacaaaacacagctaaagCAACAAACAGTCAACTACAAAGCTAAGGCTGCAGAGCCAAATCCAGTTAAAGCTAGCAAGAGACAGACtctaaaatagaaatatatcAATTTTACTGTCACTGACTTCATGTTAACCAATATAAAGAAGGGAGCGGCTAAATCCAACCATGGATAATAAAAATCTGCTTTAGACTCAGGAAATAATTCCAAGGAAGTCTAAGAAGACATAAAATGAAGCCTGAAAACTTTGAAGTCTATTTCTCAACTTTAGCTTTTCTACACTTTCTGTTCCCGTCCTTTATATGGTAGCTTCTACTGTGGAAAAAGACTTGTTACATTGATTATAAATCATACATTGAAATGTAGTTGCAACAACTATTATGATTTCTAGCTCTTTTTTAATTCTAGATGTCATTATTTTAACTATTCTCCTGAcacatcatatttatttttgctacatttttatcattttctgtcGTTTCAGCTTCAGGGCTGGAATGTCCAGTGTGTAAAGAAGATTACAGTGTTGGAGAAAATGTGAGGCAGCTCCCATGCAATCACATGTTCCACAATGATTGCATAGTACCCTGGTTGGAACAGGTATTAGCCATCACCTATTTAATGTTCTTTCCACTTGAGTATTCACCAGTTGCTATATAAAACTATGGGGGAACTAGTGGGGAAACATCAGCAAAAAGACTAAAACACCTCATATTTTTGCCActctttttttccagcatgACACTTGTCCAGTGTGCAGGAAAAGCTTGAGTGGACAGAACACAGCAACAAACCCTCCAGAACTATCAGGGATGAActttacctcctcctcctcatcctcttcatcctcatctaCCCCTCAGTCCTCAAGTTCGACCAGCAATGAGAACTCCACTGACAACTCTTAGAGAAACATTTGTCCTTATCATCCTATGAGCTGTTTACAGCTCCTAGACTGCTTTTACTTCAGAGCGGTGACCTCCAGTCTCTCCCTGTCCATCGGGCAGAGACCTGGGTGCATCTCACCGGGAGCACTCAAGTCTGACTCAGGGGTAACTGATACATGAGGTCCATCCTGTTGCTCCCACCCTCATCAGGAATCTGAACAATGGAAGGGCGGGGGAGGCCCTGGAGTGCAGCTTCTGTCAGGGAGGACGTGGAGAAGCATTGAAACCTCTAGGGGCCCATCTGCCTCAATCACCTCATAcagggaagagaaaacaaaggaacCCAATGGTTGAAGACTTGGGACAACAAGACAGTcgctgttctttttttaatttcctgacttttatgattttaaaatgaccCACTTTTGCCAGTGAAGCAAAAGAAATGTACAGTTATACCTTTTATAATTAGTATTCATATCTCACAGATGACCCAAAGTGCACTGTAGTGCACTCTTTAAGTGTGCACCTAAGCTTCCTCATCATTTGGCAAGATACTACATTCAATTCTGTTAGATAAGTAAATGACTATAATTCATAGAATTATTTTATAGTCAAGACCCTGTTACAGGTTTAAGGTTATCTGACTCCACACAGGTACCATTGTTTGCACTTGTATCAAATTGCAGTAATTTTGTGCTGTTTGGATAATGATGTGGATAATCATTACTAAATTACACACGCagggatttttgtttttcttttaactttgaGCCTAAATGTGGATCTGCTTTTCACACTATACAGTTAGAAACATTTCAGtgcatttgtgcattttaaCTTAAAggtaaatgaaatattttctaaaattGCCAGTTGAAAAACAATTGATTTTGCAGTATGATCGtgtaccaaaacaaaacaaaataaaaaataaaaaaaatgcctgATATGAAAATAAAGATGTTTGGGTGCTACCACTCCAAATTGTTCTAATTGTTCAAATtgtatgtacacatacatattCTTTAAAGGCCAAAATCATGAGCAACAGTGGTCTTAAAATGGACCTGGAGATATCTCATGGTAAATTTCAGCTCTTGTTTCAAGAACTGACAGTAActacaaacaaatgtgttttaattttgtggaACCAACCACTGAGGCaaagtctgttttctttgctgcaCTGATTCTGTGGTGCTGTGGATGGGCACCAGATGGGAGTGCAGTAATGAAAACAAGtagaacattttccaaaaccTCTTCATGAGCATAGCAAATTCACTAAActtgaatgaaaaaataagtgACAAGTTTGTCCTAAtgccaaataaacaaaatagtaGTATGGTAAAAATTTGTTGGCATGCAGGTGAGTTATGAACTGTGTTGTTCTGTTTCCCAGTATGAATCATTTGTTCCTTTCATGACGTCTTGCAGGGAACAATAACATCATTAGCAAACACTGCTGGAAGTGACTTCAATGCATAATACGATTTTAAGATTGTTTTGTACTTTCAAAGTAAGGCCTGGTCCAAAGGCATGCCGATAGTAAACAGAGTCTATATTAAATCCTTCAGTGGGGTACTTGCCTGCTAAATCTTATCAATAAGCCAATAAATTCAGC from the Lates calcarifer isolate ASB-BC8 linkage group LG17, TLL_Latcal_v3, whole genome shotgun sequence genome contains:
- the LOC108877324 gene encoding E3 ubiquitin-protein ligase RNF126 is translated as MAEAPPWPSRFFCHRCSAEISPRLPEYTCPRCESGFIEELLEERSADNGSMSTISSGPQNQQPFENVDQHLFTFPSSYGQFALGVFDDSFDFGAGLGTEDNRDAENRREREAASRQRYGARQPRSRHGSRRQAGRHEGVPTLEGIIQQLVNGIIAPTAMPNIGVGPWGVLHSNPMDYAWGANGLDAIITQLLNQFENTGPPPADRDKIKSLPTVQVTDEHVASGLECPVCKEDYSVGENVRQLPCNHMFHNDCIVPWLEQHDTCPVCRKSLSGQNTATNPPELSGMNFTSSSSSSSSSSTPQSSSSTSNENSTDNS